The Manihot esculenta cultivar AM560-2 chromosome 1, M.esculenta_v8, whole genome shotgun sequence genome has a window encoding:
- the LOC110601996 gene encoding protein EARLY-RESPONSIVE TO DEHYDRATION 7, chloroplastic: MASQNSNPPKPLYPEVILSNPDSPSHLHSKPNSESSSSNLYPTIDMRDLVENLFPDPEEYNHCAPSAPPVATEEVLIKIPGAILNLIDKNYSVELACGDLTIVRLCQGGNIVAVLARVADEIQWPLAKDEAAVKLDDSHYFFSLRLPNEHQGSDSSSDEEDKKSRNKKISDSGDILNYGLTIASKGQEALLKEFDVILQAYSCFTVQKVSEKAKGKGEALLDELTPKEASPADLHYEEKKELLEGQSAAYWTTLAPNVEDYSSTSAKVIAAGSGHLIKGILWCGDVTVDRLKWGNEIMKRRMSPRSKSEISPDTMKRIRRVKRMTKRTEKVANGVLSGVVKVSEIFTSKVANSKAGKKFLGLLPGEIVLASLDGFSKMCDAAEVAGKNVMSTSSTVTTDLVNHRYGEQAAEATNEGLDAAGHAMGTALAVFKLRKALNPKSALKPSSLAKSAVKAAAADIKAKNSK; encoded by the exons ATGGCGTCTCAAAACTCTAATCCCCCAAAACCCCTATATCCCGAAGTGATCCTATCAAATCCTGATTCCCCTTCTCATCTACACTCAAAACCTAATTCTGAATCCTCCTCTTCCAACCTTTATCCTACCATAGACATGCGCGATCTCGTCGAAAACCTGTTCCCTGACCCCGAAGAATATAATCACTGCGCCCCCTCTGCCCCGCCGGTGGCCACGGAGGAAGTATTGATCAAAATCCCCGGTGCCATTCTGAATCTCATTGACAAAAACTATAGCGTCGAGCTCGCTTGTGGAGATCTCACCATTGTCCGCCTCTGCCAGGGTGGTAATATCGTTGCCGTTCTCGCTCGCGTCGCGGATGAGATCCAATGGCCGTTAGCCAAGGACGAGGCCGCAGTAAAACTAGACGATTCGCATTACTTTTTCTCCCTCCGGTTACCCAATGAGCATCAGGGTTCCGATTCGAGCAGTGACGAGGAGGACAAGAAGAGTAGAAACAAGAAAATTAGTGATTCAGGTGATATATTGAATTATGGTTTGACCATTGCATCAAAAGGGCAGGAGGCGTTGTTGAAGGAGTTCGATGTCATTTTACAGGCTTATAGCTGTTTTACGGTTCAGAAAGTTTCGGAGAAGGCGAAAGGTAAGGGAGAGGCTTTGTTGGATGAATTGACACCGAAGGAGGCTTCACCGGCGGATTTGCATTATGAGGAGAAGAAAGAGTTGTTGGAGGGGCAGTCTGCCGCATATTGGACCACATTGGCGCCCAATGTGGAGGATTATAGTAGCACTTCTGCTAAGGTTATTGCTGCTGGTTCCGGGCATCTAATTAAGGGCATTTTGTGGTGTGGGGATGTGACTGTCGATAGGCTGAAATGGGGGAATGAGATCATGAAAAGGAGGATGAGTCCCAGGTCGAAGTCAGAGATTAGTCCTGACACTATGAAGAGGATTAGAAG AGTTAAGAGGATGACAAAAAGGACAGAGAAAGTTGCCAATGGAGTTCTTTCCGGAGTTGTGAAAGTATCTGAAATTTTCACTAGTAAAGTTGCAAATTCAAAAGCGGGCAAGAAATTCTTAGGCCTTCTGCCAGGAGAAATTGTGCTTGCTTCCCTTGATGGATTTA GCAAGATGTGTGATGCTGCTGAAGTAGCTGGAAAGAATGTCATGTCAACATCATCCACTGTGACAACTGACCTTGTTAACCACAG ATATGGTGAACAAGCAGCTGAAGCTACAAATGAGGGTCTTGATGCTGCTGGACATGCGATGGGGACTGCATTGGCAGTATTTAAGCTTCGAAAGGCACTTAATCCAAAAAGTGCATTAAAACCCAGCAGCTTGGCTAAGTCTGCTGTTAAAGCTGCTGCTGCTGATATCAAGGCAAAGAATTCTAAATGA